In Corynebacterium guangdongense, one DNA window encodes the following:
- a CDS encoding ABC transporter ATP-binding protein, whose product MTNNHIEIDAITKSYGATTIIGETSVAIREGQFVSLLGPSGSGKSTILNMIAGLDFPSTGTVTTAGTEVTGPGPDRGMVFQNHALLPWMTARGNVDFGLRSARPSLSRQERATLTDEYLDKVGLAHAADRRPARLSGGMQQRVGLARAFAIDSDILLLDEPFGALDALTRRQLQSLLLEVWEANRRTVVMVTHDVDEAVLLSDRVLVMSPGPEATIIEDLTVDLARPRFGTEDASAEDRKDELRHHLLGLLEH is encoded by the coding sequence ATGACTAACAACCACATCGAGATCGACGCCATCACCAAGTCCTACGGCGCCACGACGATCATCGGCGAGACCTCGGTCGCCATCCGGGAGGGCCAGTTCGTCTCGCTGCTCGGCCCCTCCGGCTCGGGCAAGTCGACCATCCTCAACATGATCGCCGGCCTGGACTTCCCCTCCACCGGCACGGTGACGACGGCGGGCACCGAGGTCACCGGGCCGGGCCCGGATCGCGGCATGGTGTTCCAGAACCACGCCCTGCTGCCCTGGATGACCGCCCGCGGCAACGTCGACTTCGGGCTGCGCTCCGCCCGCCCCTCGCTGTCGAGGCAGGAACGCGCCACACTCACCGACGAGTACCTGGACAAGGTCGGCCTGGCACACGCCGCCGATCGTCGCCCGGCGCGCCTGTCCGGCGGTATGCAGCAGCGCGTCGGCCTGGCCCGCGCCTTCGCCATCGACTCCGACATCCTGCTTCTCGACGAACCCTTCGGCGCCCTCGACGCCCTGACCCGTCGCCAGCTGCAGTCCCTGCTGCTCGAGGTGTGGGAGGCCAACCGCCGCACCGTCGTGATGGTCACCCACGACGTCGACGAGGCGGTCCTGCTCTCCGACCGGGTCCTCGTCATGTCACCGGGCCCGGAGGCCACCATCATCGAGGATCTCACCGTGGATCTGGCCCGTCCCCGCTTCGGCACCGAGGACGCCAGCGCCGAGGATCGCAAGGACGAGCTGCGCCATCATCTCCTCGGGCTGCTGGAGCACTAG
- a CDS encoding ABC transporter permease has translation MTTRQRWQAPVLGLLIFAAFIAVWQGAASAGWLSDIAPTPARTFQRGAEILSDPFYRDGPASVGIFWHLVASLRRVIIGFLIAMLIAIPLGFWLGTSTVLRRAVDPMVQILRPVSPLAWLPLGLALLRDAENTAVFVIVLSALWPTLLNTIEAVRGIHPTYRNLAATLGTSGWQRLIYIMVPATLPGIVTGMRQSLSTSWLVIVAAEMLVGGQGIGFFVWNMWNRLDVDAIVVAIVLIGLIGLILDHLVASLQKVVRHD, from the coding sequence ATGACCACCCGCCAACGCTGGCAGGCACCCGTTCTGGGACTGCTGATCTTCGCCGCGTTCATCGCCGTCTGGCAGGGCGCCGCGTCCGCGGGCTGGCTCTCCGACATCGCCCCCACCCCGGCGCGCACCTTCCAGCGTGGCGCCGAGATCCTCTCGGATCCCTTCTACCGCGACGGCCCGGCGTCGGTGGGCATCTTCTGGCACCTGGTCGCCTCCCTGCGCCGCGTGATCATCGGGTTCCTCATCGCCATGCTGATCGCCATTCCCCTCGGCTTCTGGCTCGGCACCTCGACGGTGCTGCGCCGCGCGGTGGATCCGATGGTGCAGATTCTGCGCCCCGTCTCCCCGCTGGCCTGGCTCCCGCTGGGTCTCGCGCTGCTTCGCGACGCGGAGAACACCGCCGTCTTCGTCATCGTCCTGTCCGCCCTGTGGCCGACCCTCCTCAACACGATCGAGGCCGTGCGCGGCATCCACCCGACCTACCGCAACCTCGCCGCCACACTGGGCACCTCCGGCTGGCAGCGACTGATCTACATCATGGTTCCGGCCACCCTGCCGGGCATCGTCACCGGCATGCGCCAGTCGCTGTCCACCTCGTGGCTGGTCATCGTCGCCGCCGAGATGCTCGTCGGCGGCCAGGGCATCGGCTTCTTCGTGTGGAACATGTGGAACCGCCTCGACGTCGACGCGATCGTCGTCGCCATCGTCCTCATCGGCCTGATCGGCCTGATCCTCGACCACCTCGTCGCCTCCCTGCAGAAGGTCGTCCGCCATGACTAA
- a CDS encoding NAD-dependent epimerase/dehydratase family protein, which produces MRIAVVGATGNAGTAVLRAAHRHPEITEVVGIARRLPDQSIEPYDQAEWRSIDIAAGTGEDEAVAALTEAFQGVDAVIHLAWLVQPNNRRELLRRVNVEGTRRVAEAAAAAGVGQLVVASSVGAYSPDEARKQLLDDGSEPPRRDESFPTEGIDTSHYSVDKASQEDVLDAFEDAHPEVTVTRLRPALLFQSDAASEIQRYFLGSSVPPQMLAPKSLPTLPLPAGLRLQALHTQDVGEAYVAAVVAKRPGAFNVCADDVLGPKELAGILTSSGRYFELPPGIVRAALVAGHASGVVPADAGWLDMGMQVPLMDNARAKSELGWAPTHTAAEALTELLEGLAEGRGHASPPLIPRNKVDKNLRGTDQGAGEGAGDDRVTLPEHIDRELFELYLSDHLTGATGGLNRSQRMANDYVDTPVYAQLGEFAEQLAGERDFLEQLIHDFGLSRKPYRQAVAWTGERIGRLKGNGHAVTRSPMTLLLETDLMRGAINGKVGLWETLRDLAPSLGLEEKVFTDLIDAVAHQRDLLDQVHAYARPRAFTDTERN; this is translated from the coding sequence ATGCGCATTGCAGTTGTCGGAGCGACGGGGAACGCGGGTACCGCCGTGCTCCGTGCCGCCCACCGTCACCCGGAGATCACGGAGGTCGTGGGCATCGCCCGCCGACTTCCCGACCAGAGTATTGAACCCTACGACCAGGCGGAATGGCGCTCGATAGACATCGCCGCCGGAACCGGGGAAGACGAGGCCGTGGCGGCCCTGACCGAGGCCTTCCAGGGCGTCGACGCGGTCATCCACCTCGCCTGGCTGGTGCAGCCGAACAACCGCCGCGAGCTGCTGCGGCGCGTCAACGTTGAGGGAACCAGGCGGGTGGCGGAGGCCGCGGCGGCGGCGGGCGTCGGCCAGCTCGTGGTCGCCAGCTCCGTCGGCGCCTACTCGCCCGATGAGGCACGCAAGCAGCTTCTCGACGACGGGAGCGAGCCGCCGCGGCGCGATGAATCCTTCCCGACCGAGGGGATCGACACCTCCCACTACAGCGTGGACAAGGCCTCCCAGGAGGACGTGCTCGACGCCTTCGAAGACGCGCACCCGGAGGTGACGGTCACCCGGCTGCGCCCGGCGCTGCTCTTCCAGTCGGACGCAGCCTCCGAGATCCAGCGCTACTTCCTCGGCAGTTCCGTGCCGCCCCAGATGCTGGCGCCGAAGTCGCTGCCGACCCTGCCGCTGCCGGCGGGGCTGCGCCTGCAGGCGCTGCACACCCAGGATGTGGGCGAGGCCTACGTGGCGGCGGTCGTCGCGAAGCGGCCCGGCGCCTTCAACGTCTGCGCCGACGACGTTCTCGGGCCGAAGGAGCTGGCGGGCATCCTCACCAGCTCCGGCCGCTATTTCGAGCTGCCTCCGGGGATCGTCCGGGCGGCGCTCGTCGCCGGGCACGCCTCGGGTGTGGTGCCCGCTGACGCGGGATGGCTGGACATGGGCATGCAGGTGCCGCTGATGGACAACGCGCGCGCCAAGAGCGAGCTCGGCTGGGCGCCCACCCACACCGCGGCGGAAGCGCTGACGGAACTGCTCGAGGGCCTCGCCGAGGGACGCGGCCACGCCTCCCCGCCCCTCATTCCGCGCAACAAGGTGGACAAGAACCTCCGGGGCACCGACCAGGGGGCCGGGGAGGGGGCGGGCGACGACCGGGTCACGTTGCCGGAGCACATCGACAGGGAGCTGTTCGAGCTCTACCTCTCCGACCACCTCACCGGCGCGACCGGCGGTCTCAACCGCAGCCAGCGCATGGCCAACGACTACGTGGACACCCCCGTCTACGCCCAGCTGGGCGAGTTCGCCGAACAGCTGGCGGGGGAGCGCGACTTCCTCGAGCAGCTGATTCACGATTTCGGCCTGAGCAGGAAGCCCTACCGGCAGGCGGTGGCCTGGACCGGAGAAAGAATCGGCCGCCTCAAGGGCAACGGACACGCGGTGACCCGATCGCCGATGACACTGCTGCTGGAAACCGACCTCATGCGGGGCGCGATCAACGGCAAGGTCGGCCTGTGGGAAACCCTGCGCGATCTCGCCCCCTCTCTCGGCCTGGAGGAAAAGGTGTTCACCGACCTCATCGACGCCGTGGCCCACCAGCGGGACCTTCTTGACCAGGTCCACGCCTACGCCCGGCCGCGCGCATTCACAGACACGGAAAGGAACTAG
- a CDS encoding PhzF family phenazine biosynthesis protein, which yields MAHKFLEIDVFATGPFTGNPLAVIADADDLSTGQMRAIARWLNLSETTFLLTPTTEEADYRVRIFTPTEEFPFAGHPTLGSARAWLELGGIARGGRVVQECGVGLVPVRVDGEMLSFATPPRTRTGPLSDAELERAAQILGVGTEEILAHAWGVNGPTWQLIQLADADAVRALRPAGDRTGAHLGVVGLAPSVREVEVRAILEFGEDPVTGSLNGALAQWLRERGVIGPDYVARQGSAAGADGEVFVHDDGADIWVGGRTAVRISGTLAM from the coding sequence ATGGCCCACAAATTCCTGGAAATCGACGTCTTCGCCACCGGCCCCTTCACCGGCAATCCGCTCGCCGTCATCGCCGACGCCGACGATCTCAGCACCGGGCAGATGCGGGCCATCGCCCGCTGGCTGAACCTCTCGGAGACGACGTTCCTGCTCACGCCCACCACCGAGGAGGCCGACTACCGCGTCCGGATCTTCACGCCCACGGAGGAGTTCCCCTTCGCCGGCCACCCGACCCTCGGCTCCGCCCGGGCCTGGCTCGAACTGGGCGGGATCGCCCGCGGCGGGCGCGTCGTCCAGGAATGCGGCGTCGGCCTGGTGCCGGTGCGCGTCGACGGCGAGATGCTCTCCTTCGCCACGCCGCCGCGCACCCGCACGGGACCCCTGTCCGACGCCGAGCTCGAGCGGGCCGCGCAGATCCTGGGCGTCGGCACCGAGGAAATCCTCGCCCACGCCTGGGGCGTCAACGGCCCGACCTGGCAGCTGATCCAGCTTGCCGACGCTGACGCGGTCCGCGCCCTCCGTCCCGCCGGGGACCGCACGGGCGCCCACCTGGGCGTGGTCGGCCTGGCGCCCTCGGTCAGGGAGGTGGAGGTGCGCGCGATCCTCGAGTTCGGCGAGGATCCCGTGACCGGTTCCCTCAACGGGGCACTGGCGCAGTGGCTGCGCGAACGCGGCGTGATCGGGCCGGACTACGTGGCCCGGCAGGGCTCGGCGGCCGGCGCGGATGGGGAGGTGTTCGTCCACGATGACGGCGCCGATATCTGGGTCGGCGGGCGCACAGCTGTGCGGATCAGTGGAACCCTCGCCATGTGA
- a CDS encoding Lrp/AsnC family transcriptional regulator → MTARRSGPPGPLNLDLTDRRLLLELDRAPVAPLSEIAHALGVGERTVSRRFTRLREEGLLRVVGRVLPGVDGRDAVLTRTSTDPSAAPTLAARLARLPETRWVRLSRDGSELICATTRIEGENAVLRLLPRSPLVRRLDTFEILEEWPGGEAIAPAADRVLDDLDRAIIDALGRDGRMETRRIAREAGVDPSTISRRRAKLVEEGILFFEAEIHPAALSGTGDAFLWLSVLPGRIRKVGESLRALPECRFVAACTGRYPIVANLLTPSPEALVELVDTALADLGVTAVDLVRLGSARPAGNRPGP, encoded by the coding sequence ATGACCGCACGACGTTCCGGACCCCCGGGTCCGCTGAACCTGGACCTCACCGACCGCAGGCTGCTGCTCGAACTCGACCGGGCCCCGGTTGCCCCGCTCTCCGAGATCGCGCACGCACTCGGCGTCGGGGAGCGCACGGTCTCGCGCAGATTCACCCGTCTGCGCGAGGAGGGGCTGCTCCGCGTGGTGGGCCGGGTCCTTCCCGGCGTCGACGGCCGGGACGCCGTCCTCACACGGACAAGCACGGATCCCTCGGCCGCCCCGACGCTGGCGGCCCGGCTGGCCCGGCTGCCGGAGACGCGGTGGGTCCGCCTGTCACGGGACGGCTCCGAACTCATCTGCGCAACGACGAGGATCGAGGGAGAGAACGCGGTGCTGCGACTGCTGCCCCGCAGCCCCCTGGTTCGGAGGCTCGATACCTTCGAGATCCTGGAGGAATGGCCCGGCGGGGAGGCCATCGCCCCCGCCGCTGACCGGGTGCTCGATGATCTCGATCGGGCCATCATCGACGCGCTGGGCCGCGACGGCCGCATGGAAACCCGCCGCATCGCCCGGGAAGCCGGGGTCGATCCCTCCACGATCTCGCGTCGTCGCGCGAAGCTGGTCGAGGAGGGAATTCTCTTCTTCGAGGCGGAGATTCATCCGGCGGCCCTCAGCGGAACCGGTGACGCCTTCCTCTGGCTCTCCGTCCTCCCGGGGCGCATCCGGAAGGTCGGCGAGAGCCTGCGGGCGCTGCCGGAATGCCGCTTCGTGGCGGCGTGCACCGGGAGGTACCCGATTGTCGCGAACCTGCTCACACCCTCGCCGGAGGCGCTGGTCGAACTCGTCGACACGGCCCTGGCCGACCTGGGGGTCACCGCGGTCGACCTTGTGCGCCTGGGTTCGGCGCGCCCCGCCGGAAACAGGCCGGGACCGTGA
- a CDS encoding ABC transporter substrate-binding protein, whose amino-acid sequence MVEPLNMTRRQLLSAALAIGGTFTAGAALTACSSAASQPHSPAPGSSAPVTIGFVPIACASPLLAAHARGAFEAHGLNVQLKKFAGWADLWTAYATGALDVAHMLSPMPIAADAGATTAARPTELAFTQNTNGQALTLAAAHHPRVQHAGDLKDMVLGIPFEYSVHALLLRDYLAAHGVDPVADLELRLLRPADMIAQLSVGTIDGFIGPEPFNQRALATKSGRIFVPTKEMWDGHPCCSVAVAKDTDPRVRDALVAALHDGAAFVDNPAHTAEAAPMLAQEKYLNQKAELIAPALAGSYLSWAGEEIVDPDMINFGDPTSATAITWMAAQIARWDLGIDFDDRTIIDAAASVLPREADTAMTPVEINGRLFNPNTPTEGYPRSNA is encoded by the coding sequence ATGGTTGAGCCACTGAACATGACCCGGCGTCAGCTGCTGAGCGCCGCGCTCGCCATCGGCGGTACCTTCACGGCCGGAGCGGCCCTGACGGCGTGCTCGTCGGCGGCCAGCCAGCCGCACTCCCCGGCCCCCGGAAGCTCTGCCCCCGTGACGATCGGCTTCGTCCCGATCGCCTGCGCCTCTCCCCTGCTCGCGGCCCACGCCCGTGGCGCCTTCGAGGCCCACGGGCTCAACGTCCAGCTCAAGAAGTTCGCCGGCTGGGCCGACCTGTGGACCGCCTACGCCACCGGCGCCCTCGACGTCGCCCACATGCTCTCCCCCATGCCGATCGCTGCCGACGCCGGCGCCACCACCGCCGCCCGTCCCACCGAGCTCGCCTTCACCCAGAACACCAACGGCCAGGCGCTCACCCTGGCCGCCGCGCACCACCCGCGGGTCCAGCACGCCGGTGACCTGAAGGACATGGTGCTCGGCATCCCCTTCGAGTACTCGGTGCACGCCCTCCTCCTGCGCGACTACCTGGCCGCCCACGGCGTGGATCCCGTCGCCGACCTGGAGCTGCGCCTGCTTCGCCCGGCCGACATGATCGCCCAGCTCAGCGTGGGCACCATCGACGGCTTCATCGGGCCCGAACCCTTCAACCAGCGCGCCCTGGCCACGAAGTCCGGTCGCATCTTCGTCCCGACGAAGGAGATGTGGGACGGACACCCGTGCTGCTCGGTCGCCGTCGCCAAGGACACCGATCCCCGCGTCCGTGACGCACTGGTCGCCGCGCTGCACGACGGCGCCGCCTTCGTCGACAACCCGGCCCACACCGCCGAGGCCGCCCCGATGCTGGCGCAGGAGAAGTACCTCAACCAGAAGGCCGAGCTCATCGCCCCGGCGTTGGCCGGTTCCTACCTGTCCTGGGCGGGCGAGGAGATCGTCGACCCGGACATGATCAACTTCGGCGATCCGACCTCGGCCACGGCGATCACCTGGATGGCCGCGCAGATCGCCCGGTGGGATCTCGGCATCGACTTCGACGACCGCACGATCATCGACGCCGCCGCCTCGGTGCTGCCCCGCGAGGCCGACACCGCCATGACCCCGGTGGAGATCAACGGCCGCCTCTTCAACCCGAACACCCCGACCGAGGGCTACCCAAGGAGCAACGCATGA
- the sucC gene encoding ADP-forming succinate--CoA ligase subunit beta, which produces MNLYEYQARELLESFGVPTAQGRVATTPAEAREAAEAFGGTVVVKAQVHTGGRGKAGGVKVVHSPEEAENAAAKILGMDIKGHTVHKVMVAQGVDIAEEYYFSLLLDRTNRSYLALCSTEGGVDIETLAEEHPDKLARVSVDPLVGVDEAKAREIADSAGFTGDVAYRVVPVLQKLWRAYHDSDATLVEVNPLVRTAGGEILALDAKVTLDANAEFRHNDYPDPDQSDGDAGELEAIAREHDLNYVKLDGSVGVIGNGAGLVMASLDVVAAAGKLYGNQKPANFLDIGGGASQEVMETSLKLVLSDRQVRSVFINVFGGITACDVVAKGIVGALAVLGRDANVPIVVRLDGNNVDEGRRILSDFQHPLVTVMGSMDAAAHRAAALAQAH; this is translated from the coding sequence ATGAACCTCTACGAGTACCAGGCCCGTGAGCTTCTGGAGAGCTTCGGCGTCCCGACGGCGCAGGGGCGCGTCGCCACCACCCCGGCCGAGGCCCGCGAGGCCGCCGAGGCCTTCGGGGGGACGGTCGTGGTCAAGGCCCAGGTCCACACCGGCGGGCGCGGCAAGGCCGGCGGCGTGAAGGTGGTGCACTCCCCCGAGGAGGCCGAGAACGCGGCCGCCAAGATTCTCGGCATGGACATCAAGGGCCACACCGTGCACAAGGTGATGGTGGCCCAGGGCGTCGACATCGCCGAGGAGTACTACTTCTCCCTGCTGCTCGACCGCACGAACCGCTCCTACCTGGCGCTGTGCTCCACCGAGGGCGGCGTGGACATCGAGACCCTCGCCGAGGAGCACCCCGACAAGCTGGCCCGGGTCAGCGTCGATCCGCTCGTCGGCGTCGACGAGGCCAAGGCGCGGGAGATCGCCGACTCCGCCGGGTTCACCGGTGACGTCGCCTACCGCGTGGTCCCGGTGCTGCAGAAACTGTGGCGCGCGTACCACGACTCCGACGCCACCCTCGTGGAGGTCAACCCCCTGGTCCGCACCGCCGGCGGCGAGATCCTGGCGCTGGACGCGAAGGTCACGCTCGACGCCAACGCGGAGTTCCGCCACAACGATTACCCGGACCCGGACCAGAGCGACGGTGACGCCGGTGAGCTCGAGGCGATCGCCCGGGAGCATGACCTCAATTACGTGAAGCTCGACGGCTCCGTCGGCGTCATTGGCAACGGCGCCGGTCTGGTCATGGCCAGCCTCGACGTCGTGGCGGCCGCGGGGAAGCTCTACGGCAACCAGAAGCCGGCGAACTTCCTCGACATCGGCGGCGGCGCCTCCCAGGAGGTCATGGAGACGAGCCTGAAGCTCGTGCTCTCCGACAGGCAGGTGAGGTCGGTGTTCATCAACGTCTTCGGCGGCATCACCGCCTGCGACGTCGTGGCGAAGGGCATCGTCGGCGCCCTCGCGGTCCTGGGCCGGGACGCCAACGTCCCGATCGTGGTGCGCCTCGACGGCAACAACGTCGACGAGGGCCGCCGCATACTCTCCGATTTCCAGCATCCGCTGGTCACCGTCATGGGGTCGATGGACGCCGCCGCCCACCGAGCCGCCGCACTGGCCCAGGCCCACTGA
- a CDS encoding zinc-dependent alcohol dehydrogenase has translation MKALTWQGKRNVTVETVPDPELKEDTDVIIEVTSTGICGSDLHLYEVLGPFMEPGDIIGHEPMGRVVEAGSASGLSEGERIVVPFSIACGHCWMCERGLFSQCETTQVREHGSGSAMFGYSKLYGSVPGGQAQYLRVPHADFGAIRVGEELEDHRYLFLSDVVPTAWQGVMYAGVGEGDTLAVYGLGPIGQMAARIGRHLGARVFGIDPVPERRDMARRNGIEVFDATGDTAEQIRDLTDGRGPDAVVDAVGMEAHGSPVGKAAHDAVGLLPDAVAKPLMKKAGVDRLAALHSSIDLVRRGGTISLSGVYGGMASPMPLLTMFDKQIQLRMGQCNVKKWIDDVLPLLEDPADPLGVDDLVTHRLPLSEGPGAYEKFQKKEDGCIKVVLDPTLG, from the coding sequence ATGAAGGCACTGACCTGGCAGGGAAAGCGAAACGTCACCGTCGAAACGGTCCCGGATCCGGAGCTCAAGGAGGACACCGACGTCATCATCGAGGTCACCTCCACCGGAATCTGCGGCTCCGACCTGCACCTCTACGAGGTCCTGGGCCCGTTCATGGAACCCGGCGACATCATCGGGCACGAGCCGATGGGTCGCGTGGTGGAGGCGGGCAGCGCCAGCGGGCTGAGCGAGGGGGAACGCATCGTCGTCCCCTTCTCCATCGCCTGCGGCCACTGCTGGATGTGTGAGCGCGGACTGTTCTCCCAGTGCGAGACCACGCAGGTCCGCGAGCACGGTTCCGGCTCCGCGATGTTCGGCTACTCCAAGCTCTACGGTTCCGTGCCGGGCGGGCAGGCGCAGTATCTGCGGGTCCCGCACGCGGACTTCGGGGCGATTCGCGTCGGGGAGGAGCTCGAGGACCATCGCTACCTCTTCCTCAGCGACGTCGTCCCCACCGCCTGGCAGGGCGTGATGTACGCGGGCGTCGGCGAGGGGGACACCCTGGCCGTGTACGGGCTGGGCCCGATCGGACAGATGGCCGCCCGAATCGGGCGCCACCTGGGCGCCCGGGTGTTCGGCATCGACCCCGTGCCGGAACGTCGGGACATGGCCCGGCGCAACGGCATCGAGGTCTTCGACGCCACCGGGGACACCGCGGAGCAGATTCGCGACCTCACCGACGGGCGGGGCCCCGACGCCGTCGTCGACGCCGTCGGCATGGAGGCGCACGGCTCACCGGTGGGCAAGGCCGCCCACGACGCGGTGGGGCTGCTTCCCGACGCCGTGGCCAAGCCGTTGATGAAGAAGGCCGGCGTCGACCGCCTCGCCGCCCTGCACTCCTCCATCGACCTGGTCCGGCGCGGCGGCACGATCTCCCTCTCCGGCGTCTACGGGGGCATGGCCAGCCCGATGCCGCTGCTGACGATGTTCGACAAGCAGATCCAGCTGCGGATGGGCCAGTGCAACGTGAAGAAGTGGATCGACGACGTCCTGCCGCTGCTCGAGGACCCGGCCGATCCCCTGGGCGTGGATGACCTGGTCACGCACCGGCTTCCCCTCTCGGAGGGCCCGGGCGCCTACGAGAAGTTCCAGAAGAAGGAGGACGGCTGCATCAAGGTCGTGCTGGACCCGACGCTGGGCTAG
- a CDS encoding DUF1707 SHOCT-like domain-containing protein: MDPDANLRAGDPERNAALDRLGRYFADGYLDIQEFDERTRRAAAAQTRGELAQLFVDLPVVPGVAASSELVAEAGAQGELDEVVRRNRRVQAIDGVIWSVTMITFFLGLFVLNWNYFWVVFPLAAFTSWGVRAVFRLDPEEEKVAKELAEKEKKERAERLRHAADKRTELGR, from the coding sequence ATGGACCCAGACGCCAACCTCCGTGCGGGGGATCCCGAGCGTAATGCCGCCCTGGACCGGCTCGGCCGCTATTTCGCCGACGGTTACCTCGACATCCAGGAGTTCGACGAGCGCACCCGCAGGGCCGCGGCCGCCCAGACCCGGGGTGAGCTGGCCCAGCTGTTCGTCGATCTCCCGGTGGTTCCGGGCGTCGCGGCCTCGAGTGAACTCGTCGCCGAGGCCGGCGCGCAGGGCGAGTTGGATGAGGTGGTCCGACGCAACCGCAGGGTGCAGGCCATTGACGGGGTGATCTGGTCCGTCACGATGATCACGTTCTTCCTCGGGCTCTTCGTCCTCAACTGGAACTACTTCTGGGTGGTCTTCCCGCTGGCCGCCTTCACCAGTTGGGGAGTGCGGGCGGTGTTCCGTCTCGATCCGGAGGAGGAGAAGGTGGCCAAGGAGCTGGCGGAGAAGGAGAAGAAGGAACGCGCCGAGCGGCTCCGTCACGCGGCGGACAAGCGCACGGAACTGGGACGCTGA
- a CDS encoding DUF7218 family protein, whose translation MTKDKNPDKTPGGASVKDGELYQSLREDGASKEKAARIANAAANTSRSEVGEKGGEAGSYEDWTVDELHKRAAELEIEGRSSMNKAELIKALRDH comes from the coding sequence ATGACCAAGGACAAGAACCCGGACAAGACCCCCGGCGGCGCCTCCGTCAAGGACGGCGAGCTCTACCAGTCCCTGCGCGAGGACGGCGCCAGCAAGGAAAAGGCCGCCCGCATCGCCAACGCCGCCGCCAACACCTCACGCAGCGAGGTCGGTGAGAAGGGCGGCGAGGCGGGCAGCTACGAGGACTGGACCGTCGACGAGCTGCACAAGCGGGCCGCCGAGCTCGAGATCGAGGGGCGTTCCAGCATGAACAAGGCGGAGCTGATCAAGGCGCTGCGCGACCATTAG
- a CDS encoding MFS transporter, which translates to MSTRVSHQRVFVSVLLLLLGAGWAANHFASLLGPLRDWQELSGVTVNAAFGIYALGLLPSLLGGGALVDRVGARGVVLTGATLAAVGNTSLLFWHDEIGVLVGRFIVGLGVGLTTSAGTVWAGQIRPNGGAVLAGIFLTSGFAVGPVFSGAIIYLIPERFSLPAAFALTVTFSLLTIALALLVGNATSPAAPRQAARARVDVPYRTLGRALAAALPMAVWVFSTVTTAVVILSARAQAGAVPALLVPGLAALLSFGSGLLIQVISRRLAWGPGAGVAGALLAGAGMGLAALGGASLPLPLFVPACMVLGCAYGLSLQQGLLDVSYLAPARSHGIAVGIFYVAAYLGFGLPVIMELLLPLAGARSPFLVLSLLALVSALIRSAQIVRTDLLVRTNIRKP; encoded by the coding sequence ATGAGCACACGAGTTTCGCACCAACGGGTATTTGTCTCGGTGCTGCTGCTCCTGCTCGGCGCCGGTTGGGCGGCCAACCACTTCGCCTCCCTCCTCGGCCCGCTGCGCGACTGGCAGGAGCTCTCCGGGGTCACCGTCAACGCCGCGTTCGGCATCTACGCGCTCGGACTGCTGCCCAGCCTGCTCGGCGGTGGCGCGCTCGTCGACCGGGTCGGGGCTCGTGGGGTCGTCCTCACCGGCGCCACGCTCGCCGCAGTCGGCAACACCAGCCTGCTGTTCTGGCATGACGAGATCGGCGTGCTGGTCGGCCGCTTCATCGTCGGACTGGGCGTGGGGCTGACCACCAGCGCCGGCACCGTCTGGGCCGGCCAGATCCGGCCGAACGGCGGGGCGGTCCTGGCCGGGATCTTCCTCACCTCGGGTTTCGCGGTCGGACCGGTGTTCTCCGGGGCGATCATCTACCTCATCCCGGAGAGGTTCAGCCTGCCGGCGGCCTTCGCGCTGACCGTCACGTTCTCGCTGCTCACCATCGCGCTGGCACTGCTCGTCGGCAATGCGACGTCTCCGGCCGCCCCGCGGCAGGCGGCGCGGGCACGTGTCGACGTCCCGTACCGCACCCTCGGCCGCGCCCTGGCCGCCGCCCTGCCCATGGCGGTCTGGGTGTTCAGCACGGTCACGACGGCGGTGGTCATCCTCTCGGCCCGCGCGCAGGCCGGCGCCGTCCCGGCCCTGCTCGTCCCCGGTCTGGCGGCGCTGCTGTCCTTCGGTTCGGGTCTGCTCATCCAGGTGATCAGCCGCCGCCTGGCCTGGGGGCCCGGCGCGGGCGTGGCCGGTGCGCTGCTGGCCGGCGCTGGCATGGGGCTCGCCGCCCTCGGCGGAGCGTCGCTTCCGCTGCCCCTCTTCGTCCCGGCCTGCATGGTCCTCGGCTGCGCCTACGGCCTGAGCCTGCAGCAGGGGCTTCTCGACGTCAGCTACCTCGCGCCCGCCCGTTCCCACGGCATCGCCGTCGGCATCTTCTACGTCGCCGCCTACCTCGGCTTCGGTCTGCCCGTGATCATGGAGCTTCTCCTCCCGCTCGCGGGTGCCCGCTCCCCCTTCCTTGTCCTCTCCCTCCTGGCCCTGGTATCCGCGCTCATCCGTTCCGCGCAGATCGTCCGCACGGATCTGCTGGTGCGGACCAACATCAGGAAACCCTGA